Genomic DNA from Candidatus Brocadia sp.:
ATGGGGAGATATCGCCTCGGCTTCCGTCGTTGTGACACTCCCACTTCTCATCTTTTTGATGTTCTTCCAAAAATATGTAGTACAGGGATTAACATCGGGTGCGGTAAAAGGATGAAAATAAGACTGGAAAACCTTTCAAAGGCATACAATCACCATTCCGTCGTGAGAAACTTAACTATGGATATAAACAGCGGGGAATTTCTTGTTGTCCTGGGTCCCAGCGGAAGCGGGAAATCCACCACGTTAAACATGCTCGCAGGTTTAGAAACACCTACATCCGGATGCATTTTCTTTCATGAGCGTGTCGTTAACGATGTCCCTCCCGGAAAAAGAGATATTGCCCTGGTCTTCCAGAATTATGCCTTATATCCTCACATGAAGGGGTACGATAATATCGCTTTCCCACTAAGAATCAGAAAAGAAAGGGATGTACACCAGAAGGTTCTTAAAACGGCTGAAATGTTAGGGTTAACCGGCTTGTTACAAAAGTACCCAAAAGAGCTTTCGGGTGGAGAGAGACAGCGGGTGGCACTGGCAAGGGCCCTTGTCCGCAATCCACAAGTCTTTCTCATGGATGAGCCCCTGAGTAACCTCGATGCACGTCTTCGGCTTTCGGCACGCGGAGAGCTAAAGAAACTTCAAAGACAACGGAATGTTACGACCCTCTATGTTACCCATGATCAGACCGAAGCGCTTACCCTGGGAGATCGCATAGCCATCATGGACAAAGGCATGTTACAACAGATTGGTACTCCTGATGAGATATACGAGAATCCCCAGAATACCTTTGTTGCGTGTTTTGTCGGAACCCCACCCATGAACACGGCGCCAGTAAACATCCGCAATACTCACTCCTTTATCCTGGGGGATAGTATCATTGAATTTCCTGCTCATATACCGGCGAAACAGAATCTTATTCTGGGTGTACGGCCGGAAAAATTAACCCTAACGACTGGAAAACCCTTGTCAGTGAAAGGAACAAGTTCATCTTTTACCATACCTGGTACAGTCGAGCATGAAGAATATCTTGGTCATGAATCAATAAGCCATGTCAAAATTGCCTCAAACATCATCTGGTACGTAAAAAGTTTTTTAAATGGAATAAAAACAGGTGAACGGGTAAGCTTGAGATTCTCTCCAGATGATATTCATTGGTTTGATCCGATAACGGGGGCAAGGATAGATGATGCAGGGAATATTGGCAGAAATACATCTTTCTCCTGCCGGTCCGAGATATCAGGAACGCCGGGAGATGCAAATGGTCTATAACCTGGTTAAATGAGGCCTTCACCAAATTAAAATATTTATTTTCGCAATGCCAGGTCCCCTTCACACCCGCCAGCAGGGGACAGTTGTTTATCCCCCTCAGTGAGGGGGAGGAAATTTTTGTTTGAAATTCCTATACAATTAAATTGGGCTACCTGTGGCAGCGACTTTTAGAGACACGACAAATGACGGTTAAACAACCCCTTTGCTCCCCTTTCTTCAGGGGGATTTCTTCAAGTCCCCCTTAGAAAATGGGGATTCAGGGGGTTGTCTGGTATGCTATGATAAAACTTTGGAATTCCTTAGCATGAACATAATCTTCATACTCTTTTATATTGTAATCGGGTTATGGATTGCTTACAGTTTTTCGGGGACGAAAAACAAAGACGATGTCGTTTTCAGTATTGGCGCCGGTACTCATGAAATTAAGACAGTAAAGAACCTCTTACACAAATTTGAAAAGAAAAATCCTTCGGTAAAAGTAAAATTAAATATCCTGCCTGCACCTACAGACCAACAACACCATTATTACTTAACTACTTTAGGGGCAAAATCTCCCGATATTGATGTGGTAAGAATTGATACGATTTGGATTGCCGAATTCGCATCTGCCGGATGGTTAGAGTCCCTTGGAAAATACGTAACTGCTGAATATCAGGCATCTTTTATTCCCATAATTGAGAAAATAAACGTCATACAGAGTAATCTTTATGCCCTTCCCTGGGATGCTAATATTGGACTCTTATACTACAGAAAAGATTTATTAGAAAAATACCATAAAAAACCACCGGCCACGTGGAAAGAACTTATAAATACCAGTAAGAAAATCTCTCGATCTGAGCATATTTACGGCTATCTCTGGCAGGGAAAACAATACGAAGGGCTGGTGTGTAATTTTATTGAATTCATAGGAAGCAACAACGGAGGGATAATCGATGTTAACGGCAATGTGATTGTGAATTCTGTAAAAAACAAAAGGATTTTGGATTTTATGCACGACTTGATCTGGAAGTATCGCATATCACCGCCAAATACCCACAGTGAACTTATGGAAGAATCCTCAAGACATTTATTTCAACAAGGGAGAAGTCTTTTTTTGAGAAACTGGATGTATGTTTGGGATTTGTGCCAGAAAGACCCTTTCCTGAGAGATAAAGTAGGGGTGTCGCAGTTGCCAAAATTCGTTAGCAACTCATCTGTCTATGGGGGATGGCACCTTGCGATCAATGCGCACTCAAAGAAAAAAGAAAAGGCATGGCAACTCATTGAGTTCCTGACTTCCAATGAATCACAAAAGGAATTAGCTATGAATCTGTCCTGGGCACCAACGAAAACTCATTTGTATAAAGACCCGGAGGTACTTCAAAAATTG
This window encodes:
- a CDS encoding ABC transporter ATP-binding protein — translated: MKIRLENLSKAYNHHSVVRNLTMDINSGEFLVVLGPSGSGKSTTLNMLAGLETPTSGCIFFHERVVNDVPPGKRDIALVFQNYALYPHMKGYDNIAFPLRIRKERDVHQKVLKTAEMLGLTGLLQKYPKELSGGERQRVALARALVRNPQVFLMDEPLSNLDARLRLSARGELKKLQRQRNVTTLYVTHDQTEALTLGDRIAIMDKGMLQQIGTPDEIYENPQNTFVACFVGTPPMNTAPVNIRNTHSFILGDSIIEFPAHIPAKQNLILGVRPEKLTLTTGKPLSVKGTSSSFTIPGTVEHEEYLGHESISHVKIASNIIWYVKSFLNGIKTGERVSLRFSPDDIHWFDPITGARIDDAGNIGRNTSFSCRSEISGTPGDANGL
- a CDS encoding ABC transporter substrate-binding protein translates to MNIIFILFYIVIGLWIAYSFSGTKNKDDVVFSIGAGTHEIKTVKNLLHKFEKKNPSVKVKLNILPAPTDQQHHYYLTTLGAKSPDIDVVRIDTIWIAEFASAGWLESLGKYVTAEYQASFIPIIEKINVIQSNLYALPWDANIGLLYYRKDLLEKYHKKPPATWKELINTSKKISRSEHIYGYLWQGKQYEGLVCNFIEFIGSNNGGIIDVNGNVIVNSVKNKRILDFMHDLIWKYRISPPNTHSELMEESSRHLFQQGRSLFLRNWMYVWDLCQKDPFLRDKVGVSQLPKFVSNSSVYGGWHLAINAHSKKKEKAWQLIEFLTSNESQKELAMNLSWAPTKTHLYKDPEVLQKLPFLPVVERALKNVQIRPNVPYYQWVSDVLQKHINKVLSNQTSSQKALQNIQKRLNYIQNEFARN